Proteins from one Clostridium cellulovorans 743B genomic window:
- a CDS encoding aminotransferase class IV gives MEAINSYYLENDTVKEVKEFGLNFKNNGKNYYEVIRIFNNVPLFLNDHLSRLINTFKLENAALWLDSDEIKKKISLLIEVNKIENGIIKLVFNVKENEKNFYGYFIERNHLEDKEYVYGVNTGLFYGKRIKPNSKIVDSSLRAETNRVIAERNLLEVILVNEDNTITEGSRSNMYFVKGEKIVTVAIDKVLPGITRSKILEICTGLQYQVEERTINVDELRDFDGAFMSTTPLGVVPIRKIEEIEYNVDDNNVVKSIVQGYMQMVKEYEKSVKTKFQ, from the coding sequence ATGGAAGCAATTAATAGTTATTATCTTGAAAACGATACTGTAAAAGAAGTTAAAGAATTTGGACTCAATTTTAAAAACAATGGGAAAAATTATTATGAAGTTATAAGAATCTTTAATAATGTTCCACTTTTTTTAAATGATCATTTGAGCAGATTAATTAATACATTTAAATTAGAAAATGCTGCTTTGTGGTTAGATTCTGATGAAATTAAAAAAAAGATATCATTATTAATAGAAGTAAATAAAATTGAAAATGGAATAATAAAGCTTGTATTTAACGTAAAGGAAAATGAAAAAAACTTTTATGGATATTTTATTGAAAGAAATCATCTAGAAGATAAAGAGTATGTTTATGGAGTGAATACAGGCTTATTCTACGGTAAGAGGATTAAACCAAATTCCAAAATTGTTGATAGCTCATTAAGAGCAGAAACAAATAGAGTTATAGCAGAACGAAATTTATTAGAAGTAATATTAGTAAACGAGGATAATACAATTACTGAAGGAAGTCGTTCAAATATGTATTTTGTAAAAGGTGAAAAAATAGTAACAGTTGCTATAGATAAGGTGTTACCAGGAATAACTCGTAGTAAAATTTTAGAGATATGTACTGGATTGCAATACCAAGTTGAAGAACGGACTATAAATGTAGATGAACTTAGAGATTTTGATGGAGCTTTTATGTCTACAACCCCTTTAGGGGTAGTACCAATAAGAAAGATAGAAGAGATAGAATATAATGTTGATGATAACAATGTTGTAAAGTCTATAGTTCAAGGATATATGCAAATGGTTAAAGAGTATGAGAAAAGTGTAAAAACTAAGTTTCAATAG
- a CDS encoding HAD-IB family hydrolase, whose protein sequence is MVKIGIFDIDFTITKRETLIQFYIFMLKRNPGLIKHLPRSLGAFFLYSLKYYDEKKVKQVFLRFIAGIDEKEMEILVKEFYSKVLSNIFYEDAISMIKKLKEENCLIYLISASPEFYLKEMYAIPEVDKIIGTEISVKEGKFIPEILGDNNKGQIKVKKLMNEIEKEELEVDWENSYMFSDSTSDAPLLNLVGNPYLINYKKGHDSIEILRWR, encoded by the coding sequence ATGGTTAAGATTGGCATCTTTGATATAGACTTTACTATAACAAAAAGGGAGACACTTATACAGTTCTATATATTTATGCTTAAAAGGAATCCAGGTCTAATAAAACATTTACCTAGGAGCTTGGGTGCTTTCTTTTTATATTCTTTAAAATATTATGATGAGAAAAAAGTAAAACAAGTTTTTTTAAGATTTATTGCAGGTATAGATGAAAAAGAAATGGAAATTTTAGTAAAGGAGTTTTATTCTAAGGTTTTATCAAATATATTTTATGAAGATGCTATTTCAATGATAAAGAAATTAAAGGAAGAGAATTGTCTTATTTATTTAATATCAGCATCACCAGAATTTTATCTGAAAGAAATGTATGCGATACCTGAAGTGGATAAAATAATTGGAACTGAGATTAGTGTTAAAGAGGGCAAGTTTATCCCGGAAATTCTAGGAGATAACAACAAGGGACAGATCAAAGTAAAAAAACTTATGAATGAAATTGAAAAAGAGGAATTAGAGGTTGATTGGGAGAATTCTTATATGTTTTCGGATTCTACTTCTGATGCACCTTTATTGAATCTTGTTGGAAATCCGTATCTTATCAACTATAAAAAAGGTCATGACTCTATAGAAATTCTTAGGTGGAGGTAA
- a CDS encoding flagellar assembly protein A gives MEIRCFEGKTLEECIEKASEELKISKKDLKYKVIRQKSFFHRSVEIEVTLEENVSEDNSVSENGVILENEDQVLLEKEIEVEKKETINGTISVVDGKIIVKNPLEGGSFAKISADKEIKLLINGKEVTSRVDIKEGDSIETILHEISSKRIVNIATSQDKMEAYIDIKYEPQKVYTLIDSLPSENITLKSRVKQEIFPPKFTVEEIKNYLGEKNIKYGIIEENLTEKVLAEGCVNLKIAVGTEVVNDEDDKIIINFKTNKEIMEEKKDKGQKIDYKSIGYIEPVKKGQVIAELVKGKEGHDGQNILGIVKKKKKGKPLTITAGENCQVVDEKVIAECDGKPYIKKNIFNVFNCHEVSGDVDMKSGNINFIGDVIVKGDVKDGMTVTSGHGVEVHNSVLDAKIISDGDIIVKNNVIHSDLKAGKEDVNKIEYIDHLDSLEQRLDGVIKSYEQLKQLNALDPKTTTGQVIMMLIEKKFSKIPSICKDVIKNPGLCGGKLFVNIKDLLIGVGPSNIKSIDELKNLLQLIKERKEVLKSETYDTYDIICEYCQDSNLECSGDVILTGKGQYVSYISAGKSVIFNSESSIARGGVIKAQETIKVGIVGSEAGVSTKLIVPKTGHIFAEIAHVNTVLAIGPKEVRLDTSCRKLHAYQGEDGTIEVEKFVL, from the coding sequence ATGGAAATAAGGTGTTTTGAGGGTAAAACTCTTGAGGAATGTATTGAAAAGGCTTCAGAGGAATTAAAAATTTCTAAAAAGGATTTAAAGTATAAAGTTATAAGACAAAAGAGCTTTTTTCACAGATCTGTAGAAATTGAAGTAACCCTTGAAGAAAATGTAAGTGAAGATAATAGTGTTTCAGAAAATGGAGTTATTTTAGAAAACGAAGATCAAGTTCTTTTAGAGAAAGAGATTGAAGTTGAAAAAAAAGAAACTATTAATGGAACAATTTCTGTAGTTGATGGCAAAATTATTGTGAAAAACCCATTAGAAGGTGGTAGTTTTGCAAAAATTTCTGCGGATAAAGAAATTAAATTATTGATTAACGGTAAAGAGGTTACATCTAGAGTCGATATCAAAGAAGGGGATAGTATAGAAACTATTCTACATGAAATTTCTTCAAAGAGGATTGTAAATATTGCTACTAGTCAAGATAAAATGGAAGCATATATAGATATAAAGTATGAACCTCAAAAAGTATATACCTTAATTGATTCACTTCCATCGGAGAATATTACTTTAAAATCTAGAGTGAAACAAGAAATTTTTCCGCCAAAGTTTACTGTAGAAGAAATAAAAAATTATCTTGGAGAAAAAAATATAAAGTATGGAATAATTGAAGAGAATCTTACGGAGAAAGTATTAGCAGAAGGTTGTGTAAATCTTAAAATAGCCGTTGGAACTGAAGTTGTTAATGATGAGGATGACAAGATTATCATTAATTTTAAAACTAATAAAGAAATAATGGAAGAAAAAAAAGATAAAGGTCAGAAAATTGACTATAAGAGTATAGGCTATATTGAACCAGTAAAAAAGGGCCAAGTAATAGCTGAACTTGTTAAAGGAAAAGAAGGACACGATGGTCAAAATATTTTGGGCATAGTTAAGAAAAAGAAAAAAGGAAAGCCACTAACAATTACAGCAGGTGAAAATTGCCAAGTTGTAGATGAAAAGGTGATTGCTGAGTGTGATGGTAAACCTTATATTAAAAAGAATATATTTAATGTTTTCAATTGTCACGAAGTAAGTGGCGACGTAGATATGAAATCAGGAAACATTAATTTCATAGGAGACGTAATAGTTAAAGGTGACGTAAAAGATGGAATGACTGTGACATCAGGACATGGTGTTGAAGTTCATAATAGTGTATTAGATGCAAAGATTATCAGTGATGGTGATATTATAGTTAAGAATAATGTTATACATTCTGATTTAAAAGCTGGAAAAGAAGATGTAAATAAAATTGAATATATTGATCATTTAGATTCGTTAGAACAAAGACTGGATGGAGTAATCAAGTCATATGAGCAATTAAAACAATTAAATGCATTGGATCCAAAAACCACTACTGGGCAAGTAATAATGATGCTTATAGAAAAGAAATTTAGCAAAATACCATCGATATGCAAGGATGTAATAAAGAATCCAGGGCTATGTGGTGGAAAGCTTTTTGTAAATATAAAGGATTTACTAATTGGAGTAGGACCTAGCAATATAAAATCTATAGATGAACTTAAAAATTTACTACAATTAATAAAAGAAAGAAAAGAAGTGCTTAAATCAGAAACCTATGATACTTATGATATTATATGCGAATACTGTCAAGATTCAAATCTTGAATGTTCTGGAGATGTAATACTTACAGGAAAAGGACAATATGTATCGTATATTTCAGCAGGTAAGAGTGTTATATTTAATAGCGAAAGTAGTATTGCTAGAGGCGGAGTTATTAAGGCACAAGAGACAATTAAAGTTGGTATTGTAGGAAGTGAAGCTGGAGTTTCCACAAAACTTATTGTTCCTAAGACAGGACATATTTTTGCAGAGATAGCACACGTAAATACTGTTTTGGCTATAGGACCTAAGGAAGTACGTTTAGATACGTCATGTAGAAAGCTACATGCATATCAAGGAGAAGACGGAACTATTGAAGTGGAAAAATTTGTACTATAG
- a CDS encoding chemotaxis protein CheW — MENREFKILIFSINGIYYATDIMNVERILGYETTTQIPDSPEFIEGVINYEGKILPIINLAKRFNLRGEITTSDSKIIVSNQKHGKYGMIVDLVSEVKDVNTDMMEEAPEVIGGISRRYLKGLVKIEDKIVITLDLEKILTEQEKDLL, encoded by the coding sequence ATGGAAAATAGGGAATTTAAAATCTTGATTTTTTCTATTAATGGTATATATTATGCTACGGATATTATGAATGTCGAGAGAATATTAGGCTATGAGACTACTACTCAAATACCTGATTCTCCAGAATTTATTGAAGGAGTCATAAATTACGAAGGAAAAATATTGCCTATAATTAACTTAGCAAAAAGATTTAATTTAAGGGGCGAGATAACTACTAGTGATTCTAAAATAATTGTTTCTAATCAAAAACATGGAAAGTATGGAATGATTGTTGATTTAGTTTCCGAAGTTAAGGATGTAAATACAGATATGATGGAAGAAGCACCAGAAGTTATTGGCGGAATATCAAGAAGATATTTAAAAGGACTAGTCAAAATAGAAGATAAAATTGTCATAACATTAGATTTAGAAAAAATTCTTACAGAACAAGAAAAAGACTTGCTTTAG